A single region of the Podospora pseudopauciseta strain CBS 411.78 chromosome 1, whole genome shotgun sequence genome encodes:
- a CDS encoding hypothetical protein (EggNog:ENOG503PBMH): MSRYTNVRRRAAGLGRYAENPDLGKLKYCPDIQLNEEHPSVPFMPPVPSFNGANDIWSSFPRPIEKNDWVRRITGEQPPARVGESSQTSQAELGRLSSRSYSLRVGDSNDFASVWESIVIPALTDLLQQYCDSDFAVDVHNFPELSTDAVPRVIYITLSDHVDPSFEETIRTELAHAVPTRFHPIYLKFRRGGPQRSGMWWGQERGDHDDICEPRNITYRPAPIMGISIGPVQVADAASLGGFIKIGSELYAMSAAHAFEDAVKKGHARVHHPAKPDFPKITPSDPRAKQYVIGTVAMKTPSGTLRPSLTFQNTNFSAERTKVEMDWCLIGPVKNGKNIISVPSFQMDRCIAVEQTAPVEGNTEVYAMARTSGYSLGFVSDVPGLQRIGGHLRREWTVRQYSPFKHPRDSRASAPWQTLKQWVTSGMGVPGDSGAWLMRRSDNAVIGLIWGRNHDYGDPLERVRLTYFTPMVDILKDVRENVSLPSYSATDLARASDSQRSAVHLDPSRDPWNALASDVIQQHRHTQEDLIRDHFVDNNIPPSGAVFDCPPHAESGLSLMESLSEPIEASVLAAGRQTLPPYSEGHHSTSTLRSQDRLLLGIGESVSVPDLSSSSSIHSSVGSMGEPFDAISAGSGVHIVEEQGVHEDIIEVEEPVRSKACFTAANPPAFPRLGFVRP; the protein is encoded by the exons ATGTCCCGATACACCAACGTACGCCGACGTGCTGCCGGTCTAGGCCGGTATGCCGAGAACCCGGACCTGGGCAAGCTCAAGTACTGTCCTGACATCCAGTTAAACGAGGAACACCCATCTGTTCCTTTTATGCCCCCAGTGCCAAGCTTCAATGGCGCCAACGATATTTGGTCCAGCTTTCCCCGACCCATCGAGAAGAATGACTGGGTGCGTCGGATCACAGGGGAGCAACCCCCTGCTCGAGTAGGGGAGTCGTCCCAAACGTCCCAGGCTGAGCTCGGGCGCCTTTCATCTCGGTCCTA CTCACTTCGCGTGGGGGACTCCAACGACTTCGCCTCGGTCTGGGAATCGATTGTAATTCCTGCCCTTActgacctcctccaacaataCTGCGACTCTGACTTCGCGGTCGACGTACACAACTTCCCTGAGCTCTCCACAGATGCCGTCCCCCGTGTGATCTACATCACACTGAGCGACCATGTGGACCCCTCGTTTGAA GAAACCATCCGTACCGAGCTTGCCCACGCAGTTCCCACTCGCTTCCACCCCATCTACCTCAAGTTCCGTAGAGGTGGTCCCCAGAGATCCGGGATGTGGTGGGGCCAGGAAAGAGGCGACCATGATGACATTTGTGAGCCTCGCAACATCACTTACCGTCCCGCGCCCATAATGGGCATCTCGATCGGTCCAGTCCAAGTAGCCGACGCTGCTTCACTCGGGGGCTTCATCAAAATCGGCTCTGAGCTGTACGCCATGAGTGCCGCTCATGCCTTTGAGGATGCTGTCAAAAAGGGGCACGCCCGCGTTCATCACCCAGCTAAACCCGACTTCCCCAAGATCACGCCTAGTGATCCTCGCGCGAAGCAATACGTCATTGGGACTGTGGCTATGAAGACGCCGTCTGGGACACTTCGTCCATCGCTTACCTTTCAGAACACGAATTTCTCGGCGGAACGCACCAAGGTTGAGATGGATTGGTGTCTCATTGGACCGGTGAAAAACGGGAAGAACATAATCTCGGTGCCCAGTTTCCAAATGGATCGGTGCATTGCTGTGGAGCAGACGGCGCCCGTTGAGGGGAACACCGAGGTTTATGCCATGGCGAGGACAAGCGGGTATTCGCTTGGTTTTGTATCTGATGTGCCTGGGTTGCAGAGAATTGGCGGACATCTGAGGAGGGAATGGACTGTCAGACAGTACTCCCCTTTCAAGCACCCGAGGGACAGTCGAGCTAGTGCGCCTTG GCAAACGTTGAAGCAATGGGTGACTTCGGGAATGGGGGTGCCCGGAGACTCGGGGGCATGGCTGATGCGGCGCTCTGACAATGCGGTCATCGGGCTCATCTGGGGACGCAACCATGACTATGGTGATCCCCTCGAGCGAGTTCGTCTGACCTACTTCACCCCCATGGTGGATATCCTCAAAGATGTGCGGGAAAAT GTCTCGCTACCCAGCTACTCGGCCACAGATCTGGCACGGGCTTCTGATAGCCAGCGTAGCGCAGTGCACTTGGATCCATCTCGAGACCCGTGGAATGCCCTGGCATCAGATGTGATTCAGCAGCATCGCCACACCCAAGAGGACCTCATCAGGGATCATTTCGTCGACAATAACATCCCTCCCTCTGGCGCAGTGTTCGATTGCCCACCACATGCCGAGTCTGGTCTCAGTCTGATGGAGAGTTTGTCTGAGCCCATTGAGGCATCTGTTCTCGCAGCAGGTCGTCAAACACTGCCACCTTATAGCGAGGGCCATCATTCAACGTCAACTTTGCGCTCTCAAGATCGATTGCTTCTTGGAATCGGGGAAAGCGTATCAGTGCCCGATCTTTccagctcatcatccatccattcGAGTGTCGGATCCATGGGTGAACCTTTTGATGCTATATCCGCTGGAAGTGGAGTGCACATTGTCGAAGAACAAGGCGTGCACGAAGACATCATCGAGGTCGAAGAGCCTGTCAGGTCCAAAGCCTGTTTTACTGCTGCGAACCCCCCCGCCTTTCCAAGGTTGGGCTTCGTTCGGCCGTGA